The proteins below are encoded in one region of Geobacter sp.:
- a CDS encoding tetratricopeptide repeat protein translates to MQSAAGAEERGSGVRRGAKARHSSLTTLGDGDIFRQIPDPDIKPGKSTPVAFRSSIRTIATRYLLGLIVLCLFLAVPPSFALDSQDSQIFIAGFNAYQKKDYQTSIEKMSQVLQKYPDTQLRDMALFWLARANFKAGNRQDAARYMAQFFREYPESPLKGTVEDELAGLATAYAKDEKSRVAGDKAESERLAKEKAQAEEERLASEKAEAEKVAAAKAEEESRRVAAAEKAARKKAESERLAAEKAAEKKAEAERLAKEKAEAERLAKEKAAEEQDRLAAKKAAAEQAAREKAEQEQLAVEKAAAKKAETERLAKEKAETARLVKQKALEERKRLAAEKAEAEKSAKEKAERERLALEQAARDKAEAERLAREKAAAERLAQAKANAEQNRLAMEKAETEKAAAEKAAQERRAARKAEDERHARQQAEAEQKRLAEKKAAAEQKRVAEDKRAAAKAASGKRKGVQRAETAREKTIAEYKAIIDRAPASSAAEAASSKLKAMGVDYPAGPVRAAARIKEPPATAQVLTLEVGQFADVEFTVATAGQAFPVGRRLMVPFEVLNRGNGPDSFYLESGFPAEYGVQFVAEGKPDVPVNLTPQLAPGERFRGVMALTIPRGTIDGQKISYPVKLASQYARDVSQSRQVTLIASAPLLRAVINTEKKEVVPGEKVTYRVALLNIGSAPASGVMLRLNYPPLYEAVDFIKAGFKQEMKAALVLDGIKLESGESRELTVTFQLKDEAIARQELFLRGDLINNELETSDSFVSALAQVAGISGVTARTTAERLVVIPGQTVTIPFIVTNTGNQREDFTIRPTMPDSLSYTVYQDLNRDGIRQPNEPVINHVGPLAPREEAYVVFELKTPSSESDGSVMPMSVAFEPESVRSKSALVNLKIAYSRPLVELAMTGRGGRLRPGEVATFDLTCINRGSSIARVVELQTILPEALELVASDPAVSRGRAGEYAWKFEELGAGEKKGARVSIRVKSGVAVGTNLQVKNLLRYQDQLGNTY, encoded by the coding sequence ATGCAATCGGCTGCCGGAGCGGAAGAGCGCGGATCAGGCGTTCGAAGAGGGGCCAAAGCCAGGCATTCTTCATTGACAACCCTTGGGGATGGTGATATTTTTCGTCAGATTCCAGATCCAGACATTAAGCCGGGAAAGAGCACGCCAGTGGCATTTCGATCAAGCATCCGGACCATAGCGACCAGATACCTCCTCGGGCTTATTGTCTTGTGTCTCTTTCTTGCAGTCCCTCCCTCGTTTGCCCTTGATTCACAGGATTCCCAGATATTCATCGCCGGCTTCAATGCCTATCAGAAAAAGGATTACCAGACCTCCATCGAGAAGATGTCCCAGGTGCTGCAGAAGTATCCGGATACGCAGCTGCGCGACATGGCCCTGTTCTGGCTTGCGCGGGCCAACTTCAAGGCGGGGAACCGGCAGGATGCGGCCAGGTACATGGCCCAGTTTTTCCGCGAGTATCCCGAAAGCCCCCTGAAGGGGACGGTAGAGGATGAACTGGCAGGCCTTGCCACTGCCTATGCCAAGGATGAGAAGTCCCGCGTTGCCGGGGATAAGGCCGAGAGCGAGCGGTTGGCCAAGGAGAAGGCACAGGCTGAAGAGGAGCGGCTTGCCTCTGAAAAGGCGGAGGCCGAGAAGGTTGCTGCGGCCAAGGCCGAAGAAGAATCGCGTCGCGTGGCAGCTGCCGAGAAGGCTGCCCGGAAAAAGGCCGAGAGCGAGCGTCTGGCTGCCGAGAAGGCCGCTGAGAAAAAGGCGGAAGCCGAGCGGCTGGCAAAAGAGAAAGCCGAAGCCGAGCGGCTGGCCAAGGAGAAGGCTGCAGAGGAGCAGGACCGCCTGGCAGCCAAAAAGGCAGCGGCCGAGCAGGCTGCACGTGAAAAAGCCGAACAGGAGCAGCTCGCTGTCGAGAAGGCTGCCGCGAAAAAAGCGGAAACCGAGCGGCTGGCAAAAGAGAAAGCCGAGACCGCGCGGCTTGTTAAGCAGAAGGCTTTAGAGGAGCGCAAACGTCTGGCCGCGGAAAAGGCGGAAGCCGAGAAGTCCGCCAAGGAAAAGGCTGAACGTGAACGGCTCGCTCTTGAGCAGGCAGCCAGGGACAAGGCGGAAGCAGAACGCCTGGCGCGGGAAAAGGCTGCGGCCGAGCGGCTCGCGCAAGCTAAGGCCAATGCGGAACAGAACCGCCTGGCCATGGAAAAAGCCGAGACGGAAAAAGCTGCAGCTGAAAAGGCTGCACAGGAGCGTCGTGCCGCCCGCAAGGCCGAGGACGAGCGCCATGCCCGCCAGCAGGCGGAAGCGGAACAGAAGCGCCTGGCCGAGAAAAAGGCGGCAGCCGAGCAGAAGCGGGTTGCCGAGGATAAACGGGCAGCAGCCAAGGCGGCATCCGGCAAGCGCAAGGGTGTGCAGCGGGCCGAAACAGCCCGTGAGAAGACGATTGCCGAGTATAAGGCCATCATTGACCGCGCTCCGGCGAGCAGTGCTGCCGAGGCCGCATCTTCCAAGCTGAAGGCCATGGGTGTGGATTATCCTGCCGGGCCTGTCAGGGCTGCTGCACGCATAAAAGAACCCCCAGCAACCGCCCAGGTCCTTACCCTCGAAGTCGGGCAGTTTGCGGATGTCGAATTCACCGTGGCGACTGCCGGCCAGGCCTTCCCGGTGGGGCGGCGGCTCATGGTTCCCTTTGAGGTGCTCAACCGCGGCAACGGTCCGGACAGCTTCTATCTCGAATCGGGCTTCCCAGCCGAGTATGGCGTCCAGTTCGTCGCCGAGGGGAAACCTGATGTGCCGGTAAATCTCACGCCGCAACTGGCTCCGGGCGAGCGGTTCCGCGGTGTCATGGCGCTCACCATCCCCCGCGGCACCATCGATGGCCAGAAGATCAGCTATCCGGTGAAGCTCGCCTCCCAGTATGCCCGCGATGTCTCCCAGTCGCGACAGGTAACCCTGATCGCATCGGCACCTCTCTTGCGGGCAGTGATCAATACCGAGAAAAAAGAGGTGGTTCCCGGCGAGAAGGTTACCTACCGCGTGGCGTTGCTCAACATCGGTTCCGCCCCTGCCAGCGGCGTGATGCTCCGCTTGAACTACCCTCCGCTGTATGAGGCGGTGGATTTCATCAAGGCCGGATTCAAGCAGGAGATGAAGGCTGCGTTGGTGCTCGACGGCATCAAGCTGGAGTCGGGGGAGAGCCGCGAGCTGACGGTTACGTTCCAGCTCAAGGACGAGGCGATTGCGCGCCAGGAACTGTTCCTGCGCGGAGACCTGATCAACAACGAGCTTGAAACCTCTGATTCGTTCGTCTCCGCCCTGGCTCAGGTTGCCGGCATCAGCGGCGTCACGGCCCGCACCACGGCAGAGCGGCTGGTGGTGATTCCCGGCCAGACCGTCACCATTCCCTTCATCGTTACGAATACCGGCAACCAGCGCGAGGATTTCACCATCCGGCCGACCATGCCGGACAGTCTCTCCTATACCGTCTACCAGGACCTGAACCGCGATGGGATCCGCCAGCCCAACGAGCCGGTGATCAATCATGTCGGGCCGCTGGCCCCCCGCGAAGAGGCATACGTGGTATTCGAGCTGAAGACGCCGTCCAGCGAGAGCGACGGTTCCGTTATGCCGATGAGCGTTGCCTTTGAGCCGGAAAGTGTGCGGAGCAAGAGCGCGCTGGTTAATCTGAAGATCGCCTATTCCCGACCGCTGGTCGAGCTGGCCATGACGGGCAGGGGAGGCAGGCTCCGGCCGGGCGAGGTGGCAACCTTCGATCTCACCTGCATCAATCGCGGCTCGAGCATTGCACGGGTTGTGGAGCTGCAGACCATTCTTCCCGAGGCGCTCGAGCTGGTGGCATCTGATCCGGCCGTGAGCCGGGGGAGAGCCGGTGAATATGCCTGGAAGTTCGAAGAACTGGGCGCCGGGGAGAAGAAGGGGGCGCGGGTCTCCATCCGGGTCAAGTCCGGTGTCGCCGTCGGCACCAACCTGCAGGTGAAAAACCTGCTCCGCTACCAGGATCAGTTGGGTAACACCTACTAG
- the uvrC gene encoding excinuclease ABC subunit UvrC: MISADRIKAISTAPGVYLMKGAQGTVLYVGKARNLRQRVRSYFGPARDSRYQIRFLLEQVTDLEIIVTDTEKEALILENTLIKQHRPKYNINLRDDKTYFSLRLNSDEEFPRLTVVRKVAKDGADYFGPYASASAARAVVKQLYRLFPLRHYPLETCRRRRRPCLFYQIRQCSAPCHGLISRDEYQRLVDGVALFLSGRSRDLVKSFQQSMSEAAAGQRYEEAARYRDLLRDIQVTLERQKMVTQGGDLDVVGLHSEQSLLVVVLLFIRGGTVTGSRSYHFSWELDLAEAVASFLAEYYSQEVTIPDEVLLPLALPEGGGLAELLSERRGRKVLLTTPRRGIKAELVELAAKNAMTAAREYLRGTEDANTILEELASRLHLSRLPHRIECYDISNFQGGHAVGSRVTFVGGKPDTSLYRRYRIRTVTQSDDFAMLAEVLSRRIRSSDEDPLPDLIIVDGGLGQLNILVHLLESLGISGIEAAGLAKSRVRPAPGQADVVRSAERVFRPGRKNPIVLRQNSPPLLLLARIRDEAHRFAVSYHQKLRERESSRSLLQEVPGVGPKLSRVLLRHFGSLAEVRSATIEQISAVGGITRTVAEAVSAALDRQHSMEETPETE, translated from the coding sequence ATGATCAGCGCCGACCGCATCAAAGCCATCTCTACCGCACCGGGCGTCTACCTGATGAAGGGAGCCCAGGGGACCGTTCTCTATGTCGGCAAAGCGAGAAACCTCCGCCAGCGCGTCCGCTCATATTTCGGTCCGGCACGCGATTCCCGCTACCAGATCCGCTTTCTGCTGGAACAGGTGACAGACCTGGAAATCATCGTCACCGACACGGAAAAAGAGGCGCTGATCCTGGAAAACACCCTTATCAAACAGCACCGCCCCAAGTACAACATAAATCTCCGCGACGACAAGACCTATTTTTCGCTCCGGTTGAACAGCGACGAAGAATTTCCCCGCCTTACCGTGGTCAGGAAGGTGGCCAAGGACGGAGCCGACTATTTCGGCCCATATGCCTCGGCTTCCGCCGCCCGTGCCGTGGTCAAGCAGCTCTATCGGCTCTTTCCGCTGCGCCATTACCCGCTGGAAACCTGTCGCCGGCGGCGGCGCCCCTGCCTGTTCTACCAGATCAGGCAGTGCTCGGCCCCCTGCCACGGCCTGATTTCCCGCGATGAATACCAGCGCCTGGTTGACGGCGTCGCCCTGTTCCTGTCCGGTCGCAGCCGGGATCTGGTCAAGTCGTTTCAGCAGTCCATGTCCGAGGCCGCAGCAGGCCAGCGCTATGAGGAGGCAGCACGCTATCGCGACCTTCTGCGCGACATACAGGTCACCCTGGAGCGTCAGAAGATGGTCACCCAGGGTGGCGATCTGGATGTCGTCGGCCTGCACAGCGAACAGTCGCTGCTGGTGGTCGTCCTCCTCTTTATTCGGGGCGGAACCGTTACCGGCAGCCGCAGCTATCATTTCTCCTGGGAACTGGACCTGGCCGAGGCCGTGGCATCATTCCTGGCCGAATACTACAGCCAGGAGGTTACCATCCCCGACGAGGTACTGCTCCCCCTGGCGCTCCCCGAGGGGGGCGGCCTTGCGGAGCTGCTCTCCGAACGCCGGGGACGCAAGGTGCTGCTCACCACCCCGCGACGCGGCATCAAGGCGGAACTGGTCGAGCTTGCCGCGAAAAACGCCATGACCGCTGCCAGGGAGTACCTGCGAGGTACTGAGGACGCAAACACCATTCTTGAGGAACTGGCGTCACGTCTCCACCTTTCCCGCCTCCCCCATCGCATTGAATGCTACGACATCTCGAACTTTCAGGGGGGGCATGCAGTCGGCAGTCGGGTCACCTTCGTGGGGGGGAAACCGGACACCTCGCTGTATCGCCGCTACCGGATCAGGACCGTCACCCAGTCCGACGATTTTGCCATGCTTGCCGAGGTGCTGAGCCGCAGGATACGCAGCAGCGACGAAGATCCGCTTCCCGACCTCATTATCGTCGACGGCGGCCTCGGCCAGTTGAACATCCTGGTCCACCTTCTGGAATCATTGGGGATTTCCGGGATTGAAGCAGCGGGGCTTGCCAAAAGCCGGGTCCGCCCCGCGCCGGGGCAGGCCGACGTGGTGCGTAGCGCAGAGCGGGTCTTTCGGCCGGGCCGCAAAAATCCCATCGTCCTTCGCCAGAACTCGCCGCCGCTGCTCCTTCTGGCGCGGATTCGGGACGAGGCGCACCGTTTCGCCGTCAGTTACCACCAGAAGCTGCGTGAGCGAGAGAGCAGCCGTTCGCTCCTGCAAGAAGTGCCGGGTGTCGGCCCGAAGCTGAGCAGGGTACTGCTCCGCCACTTCGGCAGCCTGGCCGAGGTGCGTAGCGCCACCATCGAACAGATTTCCGCAGTCGGCGGGATTACCCGCACGGTGGCAGAAGCCGTCAGCGCCGCACTTGACAGGCAGCACTCCATGGAAGAGACGCCCGAAACCGAATGA